A stretch of DNA from Granulicella pectinivorans:
TCTTCGTGGAGTACATTGCCCGGCGTCCGGCGTACCTGCCGCTGATGACGGTTCCCCGCAATTCGGCTCGCGATATGGGCACCCGGAACCGCTTGCGGGAGCACCTTGCGGGGCTGTTCCGTGAGCGTCAGCCCGATCTCACGCATGAAGAGGCGTTTCGTATCGCGAATATGACGATGCAGGTGTTGAAGGGGTTGAGCCCTCTGTTCGACGGCGCGAGTGCGAAGGAGAAAGAGGCCATCATCGGCGAGTTCAAGGTGTTGCTGGTGGAATATCTCAGCGCGCGGTTGAAGGCTACGGACTAGATTGTCTCGTTGACATGCCTAGTGTTCTAGGGGTATGTTTTCTCTAGACTAAGATGTCTAGG
This window harbors:
- a CDS encoding TetR/AcrR family transcriptional regulator, with amino-acid sequence MSNVRRTPQQGRGARRVAQLLEAASSVMAEVGYQAATMTAIAERAGASIGTLYQYYPDKDAVLDALRVQYVKEFEAPWAALKAEGQKLDLKRLVDSMVDLFVEYIARRPAYLPLMTVPRNSARDMGTRNRLREHLAGLFRERQPDLTHEEAFRIANMTMQVLKGLSPLFDGASAKEKEAIIGEFKVLLVEYLSARLKATD